The stretch of DNA ACCCCCCGCGCTTTTATCGCGGCGATACGGTTTTCGGCCTGATTGAAACCTGGAATGGAGGGCCATAATGCCACTGCCAGCAACAAGGTGACGATACCGATAAGCAGATAATTAATCTTTATTCTTTTCAAATAGATAACATTCTGCAGCAGGATAAGCCTTAGCCAACAATAAACATGATTTGTCTGAACCCCGTGAGTGAATGAGGCGCATTTTGCGTAAGAAAACGCCAGTAAGCAACTTTTAAGAATATATCGTTTACTTTTTGTGCAATAAAAACTTCTGCTGTTATTTCTACGCAAACGGTTTCGTCACGGCGGAGGATTCTCTATAATGACGCCCGTTTTCCCCCCTTCGCCCTGAAGACGAGAGATCTTTAATGATGGAAATTCTGCGTGGTTCGCCTGCTCTTTCGGCATTTCGTATTAACAAACTCCTGGCCCGTTTTAACGATGCTAACCTTCCGGTAAGCGACATTTATGCCGAGTATGTTCATTTTGCCGACCTCGAAGCTCCGCTGAACGCTGATGAGCTTGCTCGCCTGCAGCGGCTGTTGAAGTATGGTCCAACTCTCGCAGAACATGCGCCTGAAGGAACCTTGCTGCTGGTCACCCCGCGCCCTGGCACCATCTCCCCCTGGTCTTCTAAAGCCACCGACATTGCCCACAACTGCGATCTGCCACAGATTAAGCGCCTTGAGCGCGGCGTGGCCTGGTACGTTACCGGCAGCACGCTGACCGCCGAACAGCTGCAGGACGTTGCCGCGCTGCTGCACGACCGCATGATGGAGAGTGTGTTTACCTCTCTGAACGATGCGCAGCAGCTGTTTACCCGGCAGCAGCCCGCTCCGGTGCAGAGCGTTGACCTGCTCGGCAAAGGGCGTAACGCGCTGGTGGAGGCGAATATCCGTCTGGGCCTGGCGCTGGCGGAAGACGAAATCGACTACCTGCAGGATGCGTTCAGCAAGCTTGGCCGCAACCCGAACGACATCGAACTGTACATGTTTGCTCAGGCGAACTCCGAACACTGTCGCCATAAAATCTTTAACGCCGACTGGATTATCGACGGGCAGAAGCAGCCGAAGTCCCTGTTCAAGATGATCAAAAATACCTTCGAGAAAACGCCGGATTACGTGCTGTCTGCCTATAAAGACAACGCGGCGGTCATGGAAGGTTCAGCCGTGGGGCGCTTCTTCGCCGACCGTGAGGCGGGGCGCTACGACTTCCATCAGGAAGAGGCGCATATCCTGATGAAGGTTGAAACCCACAACCACCCGACCGCTATCTCCCCGTGGCCGGGTGCAGCAACGGGTTCCGGCGGTGAAATCCGTGACGAAGGCGCTACCGGGCGCGGTGCCAAGCCAAAAGCTGGCCTGGTCGGTTTCTCCGTTTCCAACCTGCGTATTCCAGGCTTTGAACAGCCGTGGGAACAGGATTTTGGTAAGCCAGACCGCATCGTTACCGCGCTGGATATCATGACCGAAGGCCCACTGGGCGGGGCGGCATTCAACAACGAATTTGGCCGTCCGGCGCTGACCGGCTACTTCCGTACCTACGAAGAGCAGGTTAACAGCCACAACGGCGTAGAGCTGCGCGGCTACCACAAACCTATCATGCTCGCCGGCGGCATCGGTAACATCCGGGCCGACCATGTGCAGAAGGGCGAAATCACCCCAGGCGCTAAGCTGATTGTGCTGGGTGGCCCGGCGATGAACATCGGCCTCGGCGGCGGTGCAGCGTCGTCTATGGCATCCGGCCAGTCCGATGCCGATTTAGATTTTGCTTCCGTTCAGCGTGATAACCCGGAAATGGAACGCCGCTGTCAGGAAGTGATCGACCGCTGCTGGCAGATGGGCGAAGACAACCCGATTCTGTTTATCCACGACGTTGGCGCGGGTGGCCTGTCTAACGCCATGCCTGAGCTGGTCAGCGATGGTGGCCGCGGCGGCCGCTTTGAACTGCGCGACATTCTTAACGACGAGCCGGGCATGAGCCCGCTTGAAGTCTGGTGTAACGAATCCCAGGAGCGCTACGTGCTGGCCGTTGCGCCAGAGCAGCTGCCGCTGTTTGACGAACTTTGCCGCCGCGAGCGCGCGCCGTATGCGGTGATTGGGGAAGCCACCACCGAACAGCACCTGACGCTCAACGACAGCCACTTTGATAATCAGCCTATTGATATGCCGCTGGACGTGCTGCTGGGCAAAACGCCGAAGATGGAGCGTAACGTCGAGACGCTGAAAGCCAAAGGTGAAGTCTTCAACAGCAGTGAGATCTCCATTGCCGATGCGGTGAAACGCGTTCTGCATCTGCCGACGGTGGCTGAAAAAACCTTCCTCGTGACCATCGGCGACCGTACGGTAACCGGTATGGTGTCCCGCGATCAGATGGTTGGCCCGTGGCAGATCCCGGTCGCAAACTGCGCGGTCACCACCGCCAGCCTGGATAGCTACTACGGCGAAGCGATGTCTATCGGCGAACGTGCGCCAGTTGCGCTGCTGGACTTTGCGGCTTCCGGTCGCCTGGCCGTAGGCGAAGCATTAACCAACATCGCGGCAACCCAAATCGGTTCCCTGAAGCGCATCAAACTGTCTGCAAACTGGATGGCCGCAGCCGGTCACCCTGGTGAAGACGCTGGTCTGTATGAAGCGGTTAAGGCCGTTGGCGAAGAGCTTTGTCCGGCGCTGGGGATAACCATCCCGGTTGGCAAAGACTCCATGTCGATGAAAACCCGCTGGCAGGAAGGTAACGAGCAGCGCGAGATGACTTCTCCGCTGTCGCTGGTGATTACCGCGTTTGCCCGCGTGGAAGACGTGCGTGGCACCGTGACTCCGCAGCTTGGCACCGAAGATAACGCCCTGCTGCTGATCGATTTAGGCAAAGGCCACAACGCGCTGGGCGCCACCGCGCTGTCTCAGGTTTACCGCCAGTTGGGTGACAAGCCAGCGGACGTGCGCAGCGTTGAGCAGCTTAAAGGCTTCTGGGACGCGATGCAGGCGCTGGTTGCAGATCGCAAACTGCTGGCCTGGCACGACCGCTCCGACGGTGGCCTGCTGGTCACCCTGGCGGAAATGGCCTTTACCGGCCACTGCGGCGTGGATGTTGACATCGCAGGCCTCGGCAGCGATCGCCTGGCCGCATTGTTTAACGAAGAGCTGGGTGGCGTTATCCAGGTTCGTGCCGAAGATCGTGAGGGCGTCGAGGCGCTGTTGGCCGAACACGGCCTGGCGGACTGCGTGCATTATCTCGGCAAGGCCGTTGAAGGTGACCGGTTCACCATCAGCGCTGACGGTCATGCGGTGTTCAGCGAAAGTCGTACCACGCTGCGTATGTGGTGGGCAGAAACCACCTGGCAGATGCAGCGCCTGCGTGATAACCCGGCCTGTGCCGACGAAGAGCACAACGCGAAGGCTAACGACAACGATCCTGGCCTTAACGTGAAGCTGAACTTTGATATCAAAGAAGATATTGCCGCGCCGTTCATCGCAACCGGCGCGCGCCCTAAAGTGGCTATCCTGCGCGAGCAGGGCGTTAACTCCCACGTTGAGATGGCTGCCGCCTTCCACCGTGCTGGCTTTGACGCCATTGACGTTCACATGAGTGACCTGCTGGCGGGCCGCACCGGTCTGGAAAGTTTCCACACGCTGGTGGCCTGCGGCGGATTCTCTTACGGCGACGTGCTGGGTGCAGGGGAAGGCTGGGCGAAGTCCATCCTGTTCAACGCTCGCGTGCGCGATGAGTTTGAAACCTTCTTCCATCGCCCGGAAACGCTGGCGCTTGGCGTCTGTAACGGCTGTCAGATGATGTCCAACCTGCGTGAACTGATTCCAGGCAGTGATTTGTGGCCGCGCTTTGTGCGTAACCAGTCCGATCGCTTTGAAGCGCGCTTCAGCCTGGTTGAAGTGACTTCAAGCCCATCGCTGCTGCTGCAGGGCATGGCTGGTTCGCATATGCCTATCGCGGTTTCTCACGGTGAAGGTCGCGTGGAAGTCCGTGATGCCGCTCATCTCGCCGCGCTTGAGAGCAAAGGGCTGGTGGCGCTGCGCTTCGTGGATAACTTCGCGAACGTGACGGAAACCTATCCGGCTAACCCGAACGGTTCACCGAACGGGATAACGGCAGTGAGTAACGAAAGCGGCCGTGTGACAATCATGATGCCGCACCCTGAGCGTGTGTTCCGCACCGTGAGCAACTCCTGGCACCCGGCAGAGTGGGGCGAAGACAGCCCGTGGATGCGCATTTTCCGTAACGCGCGTAAACAGCTGGGCTGATTACCCTCACCCCGCCCTCTCCCTAAAAGGGAGAGGGGGAAAAAAGTTGAAAGGCTCCGATCCGTTTCCCTCGCCCCTCTGGGGGAGGGCCAGGGTGAGGGGCTTTTTTGTCACTAAATCCCGACACACCCGCCTTTAATGTGTCTCCAAAAGGAGACGTTTAAGTCATTGATATTTATTGGTTTGGTGGTTGTTATTAAAGAGTGTTGCAAAATGGCGACACTAAGAATAAAAAACAGTCACAATATATTCTTTTCGAAAATCGATTAATATCAATTAAAACAATATGTTAATTTAATTTAGTTAAAGTTGGCACGATACCTGCTTAATAACAGCCAGTGGCTCATTCAATCTCTTATGTCAGCGTCTTCTCAGACAGACTACATAAACCGCCGAATGACGCACAAAAAGGTGCCTGCCGTCCAATATTTGATAAATGCCTTCGGGCTTATCATGCTCCGGGCGAAACGTTGAGTAAGGCACCACCTAATTCCTAAGTAAAGGCAGGGTTTTTGACCCTGCCTTTATTGTTTCTGGCAAACTCATCTTTCCACCACGCGCAATCGCGGCTAGCATCGTGTCATACAGGTAATGTGAGATGAAGCTATTGAACCAGTGGCATTTTTTCCCTCGATCTTTGCGCCAGCTTGTCATGATGGCCTTCTTATTAGTGCTGGTACCGCTGCTGGTGCTTGCCTGGCAGGCCTGGCAAAGCCTGAACGCGCTAAGCGCCCAGGCCGCGCTGACTAACCGCACCACGCTGATTGACGCTCGCCGCAGCGAGGCGATGACCAATATTGCTCTGGAAATGGAGCGCAGCTACCGGCAATACTGCGTGCTGGATGACTCCCGCCTTGCTCAGCTGTATCAGGGCCAGCGCCAGCGCTATGCTCAAATGCTCGAAGCCCATTCATCTGTTCTACCCGATCCCAGGCTTTATCAATCGCTCAGTCAGTCATTGAGCGACCTTACCGAACTAAAATGTAAAAACAGCGGGCCAGAAGCCGCGGCGGCGAACCAGCTTGAACAGTTTGCTTCGGCCAATGCCGAAATGGTTCAGGCGACCAGGACGGTGGTGTTCTCCCGTGGGCAACAGCTACAGCAGGAAATCGCCGAGCGAGGCCAGTTCTTCGGCTGGCAGGCGCTGGTGCTATTTCTGCTGAGCCTTGGCCTGGTTATCATTTTCACCCGCATGATTATCGGCCCGGTCAAAGGCATTGAACGGATGATCAATCGGCTGGGGGAAGGGCGTACGCTTGGCAATAGCGAGGTGTTTAAAGGGCCGAGAGAGCTACGCTCCGTGGGGCAGCGCATTGTCTGGCTTAGCGAGCGCCTGGCCTGGCTTGAATCCCAGCGGCATGAATTTCTCCGCCATCTTTCCCATGAATTAAAAACGCCGCTTGCCAGCATGCGGGAAGGGACGGAACTACTTGCCGATCAGGTTGCCGGGCCGCTGAATGCCGACCAGAAAGAGGTTGTGGCCATACTCGACAGCAGCAGCCGCCATCTGCAAAGGCTGATTGAACAGCTGCTGGACTACAACCGCAAACTGGCGGACGCCGCGGTGACGCTGGAAAAGGTCGAGCTGGCCCCGCTGGTAGAAATGGTTATCTCTGCGCACAGCCTGCCGGCGAGAGCTAAAATGATGCATACCGAGATTCAGCTAAGCCCGAAAGCCTGCCTGGCAGAAACGACTCTGCTGATGAGCGTGCTGGATAATCTCTACTCCAATGCGGTGCACTATGGCAGTGAATCCGGTACCATTTATCTCCGTAGTTCGCAGGTTGGCGCGATGTTGCACATTGAGGTCGCGAATACCGGCGAACCGATTCCGGCGACGGAACAAGAGATGATTTTTGAGCCTTTCTTCCAGGGTAGTCACCAGCGGAAGGGTTCGGTAAAGGGAAGTGGCCTGGGACTGAGTATCGCCAGGGATTGCATTCGACGCATGCACGGAAAGCTTAGCCTGATTAACGCTAACAGCGCGGAAGTTTGTTTCCGTATCGAATTACCGGTTTTCCCTGAGAATGATTAAAACGATGAAAGTACTTTTATTGCGTGAGCCACGCCGCGGGGCTTTGCCTCGCCTCATTTGCTGGGTATCCGGCGCACTGGCAGGTGCCGCACTGCTGACGGGCTGCGTGGCCAAAAGCGTTTCCAGCAGCCTTGACGAGGCCCACAAACCGCATATCCCGGAACAACAAATTCCTGATTACCTGTCCACGGACTGCGCCGAAATATGGGCGCTGACGGGGCATGACGTCAGCAGCAATCCACTTTACTGGCTGCGCGGCATGGACTGCGCCCAGCGCCTGCCGCCGGCAGAAGCCAGGGCGGAAGCTCGGCAGTGGCCGGCAGAAACCTGGCAGGATACGTTCAAGCGCGGCATTTTGCTCTCTACGGCTAAAATTACCCCGACCGAGCGCCGCCGCTACATGACCCAGCTCGACACCATGACCCATGAGGTGCCGGTGCAGGTCCGTTCTCTGTTTGAGATTTGGCGCGACGGCCAGTCTTCTTTGCTCAAACTCTCGGATGAGCGCACGCGCTACAGCAAGCTTCAGCAATCAACCGACGGCGAGCTGGATACGCTGCGCGAGCAGCAGCAGCGCCTGCGCAGCCAGCTTGACCTCACCACGCGCAAGCTGGAAAACCTTACCGATATTGAACGTCAGCTTTCAAGCCGCAAGCCGGGAAGCAATTTAGTGCCGGACACGCACAGTTCGGACGACAACGATGACGACGCTTCAAACAAATCGCAGCCGGAGGCAAAACCATGACGCAAAGGAAACCCGCGCGCTTATTGTTAGTGGATGACGATCCTGGCCTGCTCAAGCTGCTGGGAATGCGCCTTTCGAGCGAGGGCTATACGGTCACCACGGCGGAAAGCGGCGCCGAAGGGCTGAAGGTCCTTGCGCGAGAAAAAATCGATCTGGTGATTAGCGATCTCAGAATGGATGAAATGGACGGCATGGCGCTGTTCGCGGAGATCCAAAAAGGTCAGCCGGGATTGCCGGTGATCATTCTGACCGCCCACGGTTCCATTCCGGATGCCGTGGCGGCGACCCAGCAGGGCGTGTTCAGCTTCCTGACTAAACCGGTAGACAGAGATGCGCTCTATCAGGCCATCGACAATGCGCTGGAGCATACGGTCATTGCCGGAGATGACATGTGGCGGGATACCATTGTGACCCGCAGCCCAATTATGCAGCGCCTGCTCGAACAGGCTCGCATGGTGGCGCAGTCGGACGTCAGCGTGTTGATTAACGGGCAAAGCGGGACCGGGAAAGAGATCCTGGCTCAGGCGATACACAACGCCAGCCCACGCAGTAAAAAAGCTTTTATCGCCATTAACTGTGGCGCGTTGCCGGAGCAGCTGCTGGAGTCCGAGCTGTTTGGTCATGCGCGCGGGGCGTTTACCGGCGCGGTCAGCAGCCGTGAAGGGCTGTTCCAGGCGGCGGAAGGCGGAACCCTGTTTCTCGATGAAATCGGTGATATGCCGATTCCGCTCCAGGTTAAGCTGCTGCGTGTCCTGCAGGAGCGGAAAGTTCGTCCGCTGGGCAGCAACCGCGACCTGGACATTGACGTGCGCATTATCTCCGCCACGCACCGGGACCTGCCTAAAGCGATGGAGCGCGGCGAGTTTCGTGAAGATCTCTTCTATCGCCTTAATGTCGTGAACCTGAAAATCCCTGCCTTGCACGAACGTGCTGAAGATATCCCGCTGCTGGCGAATCATTTATTACGTCAGTCCGCCGACAGGCATAAGCCGTTCGTTCGTAGTTTCTCGACCGATGCCATGAAGCGCCTGATGACGGCGAGCTGGCCGGGTAACGTGCGCCAGCTGGTGAACGTCATTGAGCAATGCGTGGCGCTAACCTCAGCCCCGGTGATTGGCGAAGCGCTGGTGGAGCAGGCGCTGGAAGGTGAAAACACCGCCTTGCCGACATTTGTCGAAGCCCGCAACCAGTTCGAGCTAAACTATCTACGTAAGCTGCTGCAAATTACCAAGGGGAATGTCACCCATGCTGCACGTATGGCGGGGCGTAACCGAACCGAATTCTATAAATTACTGGCGAGGCATGAACTCGAGGCCAATGACTTTAAAGAGTAGGCTGTGATAGTGTGAGCAACCGATTACTAATAGTAAAAACGCCGCGCGGGGATACCGGTAATACCATGAAAAAAATTGATGCGATTATTAAACCTTTCAAACTGGACGATGTGCGTGAAGCGCTGGCTGAAGTAGGCATCACCGGCATGACGGTGACGGAAGTTAAAGGCTTTGGCCGTCAGAAAGGGCACACCGAACTGTACCGCGGTGCCGAGTACATGGTGGATTTTCTGCCGAAAGTAAAAATTGAAATCGTGGTCACCGACGACATCGTTGATACCTGCGTGGATACCATTATTCGTACGGCTCAGACCGGCAAGATCGGCGACGGCAAGATTTTCGTCTTCGATGTGGCGCGCGTGGTGCGTATCCGTACCGGTGAAGAAGACGACGCGGCGATTTGATGTAGATTTTTACCCTCACCCTTGGGCAGAATCTGTCCTTTACCCCCTCGCCCCTTTGGGGAGAGATACCGTCTTGTCGGTTATCCGGCAAGCGGTATTTCAGCGTTAAATTCACGCCCTGATTTCACCACCCCATAAGCCAGCTGTAGCAGCTTTCTCATTCCTGCACACACGCGTTCTTTGCCTGTCTTCCCCCTGCTCGCCATCCGGGTCATCAGGTCTTTCACCACTTCATTACATCTTCCCGCCACTACCGTAGGCATATACAGCACGCTACGCAGCTCACGGCTCCCCACTTTTGACAACCTGCTCTTTCCCTTCCACATCCCGGACTCACAACGTCGTGGGTTCAGCCCTGCATAAGCCACCAGAGCCTTACTGCTCCTGAACCGCCTCAGGTTTCCCGCGAAGGCCAGAAGACTCGTACTCAGCACATCTCCCACTCCCGGGATACTCTCCAGCAGCGCTTTGTCTTTTCTCAGGTCCGGGTCATCATCAATGTGCTGTCTGATTTTCTTTTTGGTTTCTTTTATCAGTTCATCCAGCGTGGCGATGTGCTCTTTTAACGAGCCAGTGATGACCTCATCTGCGGCCTCCAGCCTGTTCTCTTCCATCTGAC from Cedecea neteri encodes:
- the qseG gene encoding two-component system QseEF-associated lipoprotein QseG, whose translation is MIKTMKVLLLREPRRGALPRLICWVSGALAGAALLTGCVAKSVSSSLDEAHKPHIPEQQIPDYLSTDCAEIWALTGHDVSSNPLYWLRGMDCAQRLPPAEARAEARQWPAETWQDTFKRGILLSTAKITPTERRRYMTQLDTMTHEVPVQVRSLFEIWRDGQSSLLKLSDERTRYSKLQQSTDGELDTLREQQQRLRSQLDLTTRKLENLTDIERQLSSRKPGSNLVPDTHSSDDNDDDASNKSQPEAKP
- the purL gene encoding phosphoribosylformylglycinamidine synthase; protein product: MMEILRGSPALSAFRINKLLARFNDANLPVSDIYAEYVHFADLEAPLNADELARLQRLLKYGPTLAEHAPEGTLLLVTPRPGTISPWSSKATDIAHNCDLPQIKRLERGVAWYVTGSTLTAEQLQDVAALLHDRMMESVFTSLNDAQQLFTRQQPAPVQSVDLLGKGRNALVEANIRLGLALAEDEIDYLQDAFSKLGRNPNDIELYMFAQANSEHCRHKIFNADWIIDGQKQPKSLFKMIKNTFEKTPDYVLSAYKDNAAVMEGSAVGRFFADREAGRYDFHQEEAHILMKVETHNHPTAISPWPGAATGSGGEIRDEGATGRGAKPKAGLVGFSVSNLRIPGFEQPWEQDFGKPDRIVTALDIMTEGPLGGAAFNNEFGRPALTGYFRTYEEQVNSHNGVELRGYHKPIMLAGGIGNIRADHVQKGEITPGAKLIVLGGPAMNIGLGGGAASSMASGQSDADLDFASVQRDNPEMERRCQEVIDRCWQMGEDNPILFIHDVGAGGLSNAMPELVSDGGRGGRFELRDILNDEPGMSPLEVWCNESQERYVLAVAPEQLPLFDELCRRERAPYAVIGEATTEQHLTLNDSHFDNQPIDMPLDVLLGKTPKMERNVETLKAKGEVFNSSEISIADAVKRVLHLPTVAEKTFLVTIGDRTVTGMVSRDQMVGPWQIPVANCAVTTASLDSYYGEAMSIGERAPVALLDFAASGRLAVGEALTNIAATQIGSLKRIKLSANWMAAAGHPGEDAGLYEAVKAVGEELCPALGITIPVGKDSMSMKTRWQEGNEQREMTSPLSLVITAFARVEDVRGTVTPQLGTEDNALLLIDLGKGHNALGATALSQVYRQLGDKPADVRSVEQLKGFWDAMQALVADRKLLAWHDRSDGGLLVTLAEMAFTGHCGVDVDIAGLGSDRLAALFNEELGGVIQVRAEDREGVEALLAEHGLADCVHYLGKAVEGDRFTISADGHAVFSESRTTLRMWWAETTWQMQRLRDNPACADEEHNAKANDNDPGLNVKLNFDIKEDIAAPFIATGARPKVAILREQGVNSHVEMAAAFHRAGFDAIDVHMSDLLAGRTGLESFHTLVACGGFSYGDVLGAGEGWAKSILFNARVRDEFETFFHRPETLALGVCNGCQMMSNLRELIPGSDLWPRFVRNQSDRFEARFSLVEVTSSPSLLLQGMAGSHMPIAVSHGEGRVEVRDAAHLAALESKGLVALRFVDNFANVTETYPANPNGSPNGITAVSNESGRVTIMMPHPERVFRTVSNSWHPAEWGEDSPWMRIFRNARKQLG
- the glnB gene encoding nitrogen regulatory protein P-II, whose product is MKKIDAIIKPFKLDDVREALAEVGITGMTVTEVKGFGRQKGHTELYRGAEYMVDFLPKVKIEIVVTDDIVDTCVDTIIRTAQTGKIGDGKIFVFDVARVVRIRTGEEDDAAI
- the glrR gene encoding two-component system response regulator GlrR; its protein translation is MTQRKPARLLLVDDDPGLLKLLGMRLSSEGYTVTTAESGAEGLKVLAREKIDLVISDLRMDEMDGMALFAEIQKGQPGLPVIILTAHGSIPDAVAATQQGVFSFLTKPVDRDALYQAIDNALEHTVIAGDDMWRDTIVTRSPIMQRLLEQARMVAQSDVSVLINGQSGTGKEILAQAIHNASPRSKKAFIAINCGALPEQLLESELFGHARGAFTGAVSSREGLFQAAEGGTLFLDEIGDMPIPLQVKLLRVLQERKVRPLGSNRDLDIDVRIISATHRDLPKAMERGEFREDLFYRLNVVNLKIPALHERAEDIPLLANHLLRQSADRHKPFVRSFSTDAMKRLMTASWPGNVRQLVNVIEQCVALTSAPVIGEALVEQALEGENTALPTFVEARNQFELNYLRKLLQITKGNVTHAARMAGRNRTEFYKLLARHELEANDFKE
- a CDS encoding IS110 family transposase; the protein is MTLTSVGVDIAKLKFDVAVLLPGQKYKTKKFANTPAGCREFIHWLTRFGDCHVCMEATGSYSTELATALSDGGYRVSLENPARIHAFSNTELTRNKTDKSDAALIARYCALYQPAQWHPAPLSQRQLTALVRHLKNLEEMRQMEENRLEAADEVITGSLKEHIATLDELIKETKKKIRQHIDDDPDLRKDKALLESIPGVGDVLSTSLLAFAGNLRRFRSSKALVAYAGLNPRRCESGMWKGKSRLSKVGSRELRSVLYMPTVVAGRCNEVVKDLMTRMASRGKTGKERVCAGMRKLLQLAYGVVKSGREFNAEIPLAG
- a CDS encoding sensor histidine kinase, which translates into the protein MKLLNQWHFFPRSLRQLVMMAFLLVLVPLLVLAWQAWQSLNALSAQAALTNRTTLIDARRSEAMTNIALEMERSYRQYCVLDDSRLAQLYQGQRQRYAQMLEAHSSVLPDPRLYQSLSQSLSDLTELKCKNSGPEAAAANQLEQFASANAEMVQATRTVVFSRGQQLQQEIAERGQFFGWQALVLFLLSLGLVIIFTRMIIGPVKGIERMINRLGEGRTLGNSEVFKGPRELRSVGQRIVWLSERLAWLESQRHEFLRHLSHELKTPLASMREGTELLADQVAGPLNADQKEVVAILDSSSRHLQRLIEQLLDYNRKLADAAVTLEKVELAPLVEMVISAHSLPARAKMMHTEIQLSPKACLAETTLLMSVLDNLYSNAVHYGSESGTIYLRSSQVGAMLHIEVANTGEPIPATEQEMIFEPFFQGSHQRKGSVKGSGLGLSIARDCIRRMHGKLSLINANSAEVCFRIELPVFPEND